The following proteins come from a genomic window of Musa acuminata AAA Group cultivar baxijiao chromosome BXJ1-7, Cavendish_Baxijiao_AAA, whole genome shotgun sequence:
- the LOC135678118 gene encoding pentatricopeptide repeat-containing protein At2g42920, chloroplastic-like — translation MLPCTSALPSSTSICKFISDHTLLSMLETKCNSMRDLHRLHSQLIKTGLARDHIAISRVLAFCATSPNGDLNYAMRLFFHHHQPNAFMYNTLIRGLSHSSTPHLAISLFLDMLHSPIPPQRLTFPSLFIACSHLGLAAHCGAQLHGMAFKLGHASDPYVRNSMLSMYANCGCISMSSRLFDECSSFDVVCWNSMITGLAKNGQIDKSRYLFDEMPMRNLVSWSAMISGYVRSGRNDEALHLFYRMQEEGLNPNANILVSLLGACGSLGALDQGEWIHQYIRRNDEFVLDPIVTTAIIDMYCKCGSINKALEVFENSSTKGLSSWNSMIHGLAMHGHSEAATRLFSRLESSNLRPDDVTFLNILTSCSHAGSVDEAWHYLSLMIDEYGIEPGTEHYGCMVDVLGRAGLIEEAEELMRRMPMEPDSVMWGSLLSAGRVYGDDDASRRAGRQVIQLDHLDSGGYVVLSNVFAGAGDVGNANEARTRMKERGVRKETGCSMIEVNGVAHEFVAGGVLHPEAEQVYETLERLALELRRQYNVELGILDTLE, via the coding sequence ATGCTTCCATGCACCAGTGCACTGCCCTCCTCGACCTCCATCTGCAAGTTCATCTCTGACCACACCCTTCTTTCAATGCTCGAGACCAAATGCAACAGCATGAGGGACCTCCACCGGCTCCACTCCCAGCTCATCAAGACTGGCTTGGCCAGAGACCACATCGCCATCAGCAGAGTTCTTGCCTTCTGTGCCACCTCCCCCAATGGCGATCTCAACTACGCCATGCGCCTCTTCTTCCACCACCACCAGCCTAATGCCTTCATGTACAACACCCTCATCAGGGGCCTCTCCCACAGCTCAACCCCACACTTAGCCATATCCCTCTTCCTTGACATGCTGCACTCGCCCATTCCGCCACAAAGACTCACTTTCCCGTCGCTCTTTATAGCCTGTTCCCATCTCGGGCTCGCCGCCCACTGTGGAGCTCAGCTCCACGGCATGGCCTTCAAGCTCGGGCACGCGTCCGATCCCTACGTACGCAACTCCATGCTTTCCATGTACGCCAATTGCGGCTGTATAAGCATGTCGTCGCGGTTGTTCGACGAATGTTCGAGCTTCGACGTGGTGTGTTGGAACTCCATGATCACTGGCCTGGCGAAGAACGGGCAAATCGACAAGTCCAGATACTTGTTCGATGAAATGCCAATGAGAAACCTAGTATCATGGAGCGCCATGATCAGTGGGTATGTCAGGAGCGGAAGGAACGACGAGGCACTGCACCTCTTCTACCGAATGCAAGAGGAAGGGCTGAATCCAAATGCCAACATTTTGGTCAGCTTGTTGGGTGCATGTGGCAGTTTAGGAGCTCTGGATCAAGGAGAATGGATTCACCAATACATCAGAAGGAATGATGAGTTTGTGCTTGATCCAATAGTAACCACAGCTATCATAGACATGTACTGCAAGTGCGGTAGCATAAACAAAGCTCTCGAGGTGTTCGAGAACAGCTCGACGAAAGGGTTATCATCATGGAACTCTATGATCCATGGCCTGGCAATGCACGGGCACTCGGAAGCAGCAACTCGGCTGTTCTCAAGACTCGAGTCCTCGAACTTGAGACCAGACGATGTTACCTTTCTTAACATCCTCACATCTTGTAGTCATGCAGGCTCGGTAGACGAAGCATGGCACTACCTGTCGCTAATGATCGATGAGTATGGCATCGAGCCTGGAACCGAGCATTACGGTTGCATGGTTGATGTGTTAGGTCGAGCTGGACTCATCGAAGAGGCCGAGGAACTGATGCGAAGGATGCCTATGGAACCCGACTCTGTTATGTGGGGTTCATTGCTTTCAGCCGGTAGGGTTTACGGGGACGACGACGCGAGCAGGCGAGCAGGAAGACAGGTGATACAGTTGGATCATTTGGATAGTGGTGGTTATGTGGTTCTGTCGAACGTGTTTGCAGGTGCAGGCGACGTCGGCAATGCCAATGAGGCAAGAACAAGGATGAAGGAGAGAGGGGTGAGAAAGGAAACAGGGTGTAGTATGATTGAGGTTAATGGTGTTGCTCATGAGTTTGTGGCTGGTGGAGTGCTGCATCCTGAGGCCGAACAAGTATATGAAACATTGGAAAGATTGGCTCTGGAGTTACGGAGACAGTACAACGTGGAACTTGGAATTCTGGACACGCTAGAATAA